The DNA sequence TCCATGACGAGATACGCCCGCCCGTCCGCAGTCGTTCCCACCCCGTGCAACTCCACGACGGAGGGGTGCCCCGACAGGAGCGTCATCGCATCGGCTTCACGATGCAGTTCCTTCGTGCCCCGCGCATCGCCCTGAGCGCGCACGACTTTGATGGCCACGTCTCGACTCGGCAGCTCCTGGCGATAGAGGAACACGTCGGCGAAACCACCTTGCCCCAGGGGACGAACCCACCGGAATCCCGGAATGTTCGGCCCCCTCATGCCTGCGACGACTGAGCTCACCGCTTGATCTCCTCTCGCCTAGCGCGCGCGATCAGAGCGCTTTCCCTGCGCAGCTTGCGGCGCATGCGCAGGCTGCGCAGGGAGAAAGCCCGGCGCACGCGCGCAAAGAAGCCCGCACGCTTGGACACCTGGTCGCGCAGGTCCTTCACCTGTGCCCACGCGGCGCGTGCACGGTCGCGCGAAGAACCATTGGAAGCAAAGTTAGCGACGTCGGCGAAGCGCGCGATGACGACGGGACCTGGAACGTCGCCTCCGAAGCGGCTCCAGCCGTCAATCACGTAGCGCCCCTTGTCGGCGACGCCTGCACTATCCGAGGAGGAGGTCGCCCCGTCCTCGCCAAGGTTCGCCTCGTCCGTCACCAGCGCAAAGGGATCGCCCGGATCGTGCCCCAGTTCCCACTGGGAGGAAAGAGCCCACGCAGTCTCCTGACGAGTGCGTCCCAGATCGATACGCAGGCCATAGTCGGCGGCCAAGTCCACGACCTCGTCCCACGAACCCACCAGCGCCTCGCCGGCGGCAGCCCTGCGGCGACGCCTACGTCGGCCCGCCTTGAAGACCAGGATCGCCAGGGGGGGCATCATGAGGAGGATGACAGCGCCCGAGCCTGCGGCGATGAGACCCCAGGGAAGACCCACCTCGGGCGGCTTGAGCGGGTCGGCATTCTGGTCTCGTGTGGGCGGAGGCATCTCGGCCGGGGGCTCGGGAGGCTCCGGCGGCTGCAGGACCTGCGGGCGCGGGACGGAACGAGGCTTGGGTACCTGAGTCTGCGGCACATGGTCGCGCGGCGGAGTCGGGTCGAACACGCCCCAAACACCACCCGAGAACTCGACCTCGACCCACGCGCGAATATCGGATCCGCGCAGGGTCGCGGCACCTCCCTGGGAGCCACCCTCGGGGTAGGCTCCCATGACGACGCGCGCGTTGATGCCCAACTGGTGCAGCATGAGAGCCATGAGAGCCGTGTACTGCTGATCGTCACCAATCAGGTTCTCGTCGGAGGCCAGCATGCGCTCCAGCCGATCGCTGCGCACGCCCGGCCGCGAAAAACGAGTGTTCTCGTTGAGGTAATAGCCGTTGGTGGACAAGTAGTGTTCGATGGCTCGCGCTGCCGCGAGCGGCGTCGACGCGTTCTGCGTGAGCTCGGCGGCCCTATCAGCGAGGCCGTCGGGAATATTCTTGTCCTCCAGGGTTGCCGACACCGCCACGAGGTTGGCCAGTTCTTCGTCGCGCACAGGCGCGACGAACTCCGTGGTCACGTTGTAGCTCATCGAACCGACGGGGCCGGTGGTCAGAGCCGCATTAGCCCACGTATCGACATGGAGGCCCTTCTTCTGCCTGGCTGCCTGCCCGCCAGTGAAAGCGATCTGCGAGGGATTTCCCAGGACGGGAACCCACGGGCCTGACAGTCCTGTGGTCGTGAGCGTCACCACTGAGGAGCCCGGCGCGCGACCGGGGATGGTCGTATGAACCGGAATGTAACCCGTATGTCCGTCGTCTCTCTTCCGGGACATGCCGAAGGTCGTACCGTCGTAGACGTCCATCGCGGCGATTCGCACACGCTGGTTCTCAGGTAGATCGGAGACGGTCAGCAGCGTCTCGTCCTTCAGATCCGTCGTGTAGTGACGGAAGGAAGACATCGGGGAAGGGAATGCCTGAACGTCAAGGGGTGGCTGAATCAGGTCGCGCCCAACAAGGCGCCCGCGGGAGGACCCCAGGAACGCCGCAGCCGGCATCGCCACGCCGACGGAGACCGCGAGCACGAGGATGGCACCAAGGGCTCGCCTCCCCACGTAGACGGTCGAGCGAGAACGACGCCCAACCGTTGCCTCGCCGCCAGGCGAACTTGCTCGTCCCACGAGCACATCCTGCCCCAGGGTGATTCTCTGGTACTGGGCGGCGCTCGCCCACCAGGCGACCACAAGCGCCCACCAGACCAGGACCAGCGACAGAGGGAGAGGATAGCGAGCGATACCAAAAAACACGGCGATAACCGCCATCGCCACGACGGGGATGGACCCCGGGACTGCCCGTCCGGCACGCGCAGTGATCAGGCCCGCCAGGACCGCCAGGATCAGGCCGCACATCCACGGCACGAGCGCCGGTCCGGAGTAGACCGACACCGGGGGCGTGAGCGTCAACAGGTCCTTCCAGGCACGGAAGGATCCGAGCACCATGACCTGCAGGGTCTGCCCCGTGGGCAGGAAGCCGTACAGCGCCTCGGAGCGCAGCGCGGCACCGCTGCCGACCAGGAAGTAGGTCGCCACAACGCTTAAGACCGTCGTGAGTGCATCCCACCGCCAGTGGGTAGAGGCCGCGGCGATCGCTAGGCCGCAGGCCACTCCTGCGCCGGCAGCGATCGCGCCAACTCCGCCACCGAAGACCGGTTCGAAGGCCGCGACAGGCCCCACGAAGAGGAAGGCAAGCACCAGGAGGGACCATATCGGCAAGCTCGACCGGTACGTCGCGAAACGCTGCGTGACGGTCAGCAGGCGCGAACGCGTCGTCTTGGGACGAGGCCCCTGCTGCCCCACGTTGGGACGGTCACCGTCGCGGGAAGAGGAAGAAGGAACGGAGGCCGCTCGCACCTCGGTTGCAACGGGGGACGTCGGAGTCGTCTGAGCCTGCGATTCGACCCTTTGCGCGCGGGGCTTGGTATCAACGCTGGTGGTCATGCAAGCCCTCCGGCAACGATAATGCGCGGCAGTTCCTCAAGGCGCGCGCAGTCGAGGAGGACCCCTCGTCCGAGGTCTCGCCGGGTTCGTCCCTCAGCCCCACCGATTCGGATGATGGAAACAGGGACGTCAATGGGGGCCAGCCTCGCAAGGTGCGCGGCGTCGACATCGCTCACCTTCGGGCCAACCACGAGGGTGAGGGCTGAGACGCCGGGACGCTCAGCCACTGCCTCGCGCACGCGCAGTGCCAGGTCCCCGCCGGAACCCGCCTGGATCTCGGAAAGGGTGTCCAGAAGGCGCATGGCGCTACCCGACGGCAGCCAAGCCTCCGTCGTCGTGACGGACACGGTACGAGACTCTCGCAAACTGGCCAAACCAAGCGACGCCGCGACGGACACCGCGGTCTCGAAGGAGTCGTGATCCCAGACGTCGCGGGAAGTATCCAGCACAATAACGTGGTGGGAGCGGTGCGTTTCCTCGTACTGGCGCACGATGAGCTTGCCCAAGCGGGCTGTCGACTGCCAGTGGACGGCGCGCCGATCGTCTCCGGGCTCGTAGTCGCGCAGCGCATGAAAGGACACATCGGAACTGGAGAGCCTGCCCGTGGACACACCCTCGACATCCAGTTGGAAACCGGTGGCGTCGAAGGGAACGCGCACGGTTTTCGGGTGCACGTGAAGGATGACGGGCTCGTCCCACACGCGCACGCGGCGCAGCAGTCCGAGGGCGTCAGAGCGCACCGAACGCGCCGGCCCCACGTTGATGAGGCCGCGGTGACGAGAGGAGATAAGGAACAATTCGTCCCACGACCGTCGCGCACCCAGCGGGGGCACGACGAATTCGCCGGTGCCCGAGCCGATCGGTAGCTCGATGATGCCCGACCGCACGGGCCGGTTACGTTCGTTGCGCACCGTAATCTCCCCGACGGCCGTCTGGCCTGCGACGATGCGCTCGTTGGGGACGCGGATCGAGACGAGGTGCGGGGGCTTCCAAGCGACGCGGGTGGCCGCCAGCACGAGTGCGACGGCACCCGCGAGCGCGCACGCCAACGCCTCGACCCACTGGAATGCGGCGGCGACCGCAACACCGGCGACGATGAGCACGATGACGGCCCAGCCGATCGGCGTGACCGCTCCCGCGAGCGCCGCAAGGGGCCGCGGACGGCCGGTCTGTTCCCTGCGGTGCCCGACCCCGTCTGCGCTATCCGAACGCTTCCCTTCCATCACTTCTACCGAGAGGCTCCTTACGCGCCGACCGCGGGTGCGGGGACCGAGGTGAGGGCGCGCTGGATGACGCCCTCGGAGGTGGCACCGGAGAAGGCGGCGTCGGGGTCAACGACAATGCGGTGGGCCCACACGGGGACGGCGAGCGCCTTGACGTCGTCGGGCAGGACAAAGTTGCGTCCCTGGGCGGCGGCCCACACGCGGGTGCATCGGACCATGCCGATCGCACCGCGCGTCGAGACTCCCAGCATGGAAGACTCGTCCTCTCGCGTGGCTTCCGCGAGGGCGGCCACGTAGTCCAGGACGGCGCGGTCCGTGTGATTATCCGCTGCGAGTGCGGACCAGGCGACGATGTCCTGGCCGGACACCATGGGTTGGAGGTTCTTGGATCGGTCGGGCGAGGCCGAGCCGTCAAGGACGTCGATCATGGCGCTACGCGAGGGGTAGCCGATCGACGTCTTCATGAGGAAGCGGTCCAGCTGGGCTTCGGGCAGGGGGTATGTTCCGGCCTGCTCGACGGGGTTCTGGGTAGCGATGACCATGAAGGGCTGGGGAGCGGGGCGACGCACACCGTCCACCGTGACCTGCGCTTCCTCCATGACCTCCAGGAGGGCCGACTGGGTCTTCGGCGAGGCGCGGTTGATCTCGTCCGCCAGAACGATCTCAGCGAAGACGGGGCCCGCGTGGAACACCCACTCGCCGGTCTTCTGGTTGAACATGTTCACGCCCGTGATGTCGGAGGGCAGCAGGTCGGGGGTGAACTGGATACGCGAGTGCGTGCCATCGATGACGGCGCTGATCGCGCGCGCCAGGGCGGTCTTTCCGGTGCCCGGGGCGTCTTCGAGCAGCAGGTGTCCTCCGGCAAACATGGTCGTGAGCGCGAGGCGCACCGCCTGGCGCTTGTCCAAGACCGCCACGGAGACCCCGTTGACGAGGTTCTTGAACACCTGGGCGAAACGCGTCGCGTCCTCAATGGACAGTGACATGAGTATCCTTTTCTCTTCGGTCGTTGTGTTGGTTGTCTGTGGGCTGGTTCCCGGGCTTTCCCGCTCGGGACTGTGTTCTAGTGCATGTACTTGATGATCTCTGTGCGCGTCGACAAGGTGATGTGGAGGGCAACCCGGTAGCCCTCACGAACGGGCAGTTCGGAGCCTTCGACCCTGAGGGCGGGGGTGTCAGTGGGCGATACGACGGCGTCGCTCTGAGCGTAGAGCGTACCGGTTCTGTCTCCGACGACCTTGAGGCGGCAGCCGTAGGTACACAGGCCCTCAATCTCCTCGGTGCGGCGGATTCCTATAGCGAAGCCACCGTCGGGGTAGCTGACGTAGTCCGCGTGAATCGGGATGTTCGCCCAGTCCTTGTCCGGGGGGGGCGGAGCGGCGGCGTGGTCGTTCCGCGGCGTTCCATTGACCCTGATGGAGCTCGATACCAGGCCCGAGGTCGAGATCTGGCAGAAGTAGAATGCCTGCTCGACCCCGTCGGTGCCGACCCTGTCCAACACGAAGCTCGTGCCCTTCTGGACCTTCCTGTTGACATCGTTGGCACGCGCCTTGTCGGCACACTCGGCGCCGCTCTTGCCCCAGAACACGGTGAGCTCGTTGGCGAGGTAGCCGCGTCCGGGCTTGACGTTCACATTCGTGACGAGGAGCTGGCCCGAGTTGCCCGTCGCCGTGATCGTCGGAGGGTCGATCTCGAAGGGCGGCGTGTTCGGGTTCGGCGGGATGCGCACAGTCTGGGGGGTCGACGTGGTGGCGTCTCCTTCGATGTTGCGCACGGTCACGGTCACGGTCGCGGTGGTGACCGAGTCCTCGAGGACCACCTTCTTCGGCTGAGGCTCGTTCGCCGTAACATTGTGCGGCTCACCGTTAACGGTGATGGTTGTCTGGCCCCATCCGCTGCCACCAGAGGAGCCGACCGTCCACGAGACGAAGACCTTCGCCACGATCACGCCTTGTCCCTCCCAGCGTTCGGTGGTCACCGTGACGACCGGCTCGTCCGGGGCAACGTGTGAGGGACGAGGACGCCCGCTGGTGGGCGAGGACCACGGTCCGGCCTGCCCCTCGCCGTTGACGGCCCGGACCTGCACAGCGTAGTCGTGCCCGTTGACCACGGAAAGCGTGGCCGACGTGGTGGTGTAGCTGGTCGGTTGGCCGCCGTTGACCTGAAGCTCATAGTGGTCGATGTCCGACCCGCCGTTGCTGGCAGGGGCGACCCACGAGACCTTCAGTACCGAGTCTCCGGGCTCCACCTTGGGCGCAACCATCTGGCTGGGCTTTCCGACCGTCGTAATCCTATTCGACACCGCGGAGGGCTTGGAATCACCCTCGCTACTCGTAGCGACGACGTAGAAGGCGTAATCGCGACCGGCGCTGAGCCCATCGACCGCGCACGAGCCGCTCTTGCAGGTGGCCGACACCTGCTGGCCCGAGTCCGCGTCGTAAACCTGGTAGCCGTTGATGCTGCTGCCGTTGTCCGCCCCCACGGAGAAGGTGAGGCGAGCCCCGCTGGTCCCTCTGGGCTCTGCGCGTAGGTTCGTTGGCGGGTCCGGCTTGCTGATGACGGTGACGGTGATGTTG is a window from the Schaalia odontolytica genome containing:
- a CDS encoding DUF58 domain-containing protein — encoded protein: MEGKRSDSADGVGHRREQTGRPRPLAALAGAVTPIGWAVIVLIVAGVAVAAAFQWVEALACALAGAVALVLAATRVAWKPPHLVSIRVPNERIVAGQTAVGEITVRNERNRPVRSGIIELPIGSGTGEFVVPPLGARRSWDELFLISSRHRGLINVGPARSVRSDALGLLRRVRVWDEPVILHVHPKTVRVPFDATGFQLDVEGVSTGRLSSSDVSFHALRDYEPGDDRRAVHWQSTARLGKLIVRQYEETHRSHHVIVLDTSRDVWDHDSFETAVSVAASLGLASLRESRTVSVTTTEAWLPSGSAMRLLDTLSEIQAGSGGDLALRVREAVAERPGVSALTLVVGPKVSDVDAAHLARLAPIDVPVSIIRIGGAEGRTRRDLGRGVLLDCARLEELPRIIVAGGLA
- a CDS encoding AAA family ATPase, which produces MSLSIEDATRFAQVFKNLVNGVSVAVLDKRQAVRLALTTMFAGGHLLLEDAPGTGKTALARAISAVIDGTHSRIQFTPDLLPSDITGVNMFNQKTGEWVFHAGPVFAEIVLADEINRASPKTQSALLEVMEEAQVTVDGVRRPAPQPFMVIATQNPVEQAGTYPLPEAQLDRFLMKTSIGYPSRSAMIDVLDGSASPDRSKNLQPMVSGQDIVAWSALAADNHTDRAVLDYVAALAEATREDESSMLGVSTRGAIGMVRCTRVWAAAQGRNFVLPDDVKALAVPVWAHRIVVDPDAAFSGATSEGVIQRALTSVPAPAVGA
- a CDS encoding transglutaminase family protein, with product MTTSVDTKPRAQRVESQAQTTPTSPVATEVRAASVPSSSSRDGDRPNVGQQGPRPKTTRSRLLTVTQRFATYRSSLPIWSLLVLAFLFVGPVAAFEPVFGGGVGAIAAGAGVACGLAIAAASTHWRWDALTTVLSVVATYFLVGSGAALRSEALYGFLPTGQTLQVMVLGSFRAWKDLLTLTPPVSVYSGPALVPWMCGLILAVLAGLITARAGRAVPGSIPVVAMAVIAVFFGIARYPLPLSLVLVWWALVVAWWASAAQYQRITLGQDVLVGRASSPGGEATVGRRSRSTVYVGRRALGAILVLAVSVGVAMPAAAFLGSSRGRLVGRDLIQPPLDVQAFPSPMSSFRHYTTDLKDETLLTVSDLPENQRVRIAAMDVYDGTTFGMSRKRDDGHTGYIPVHTTIPGRAPGSSVVTLTTTGLSGPWVPVLGNPSQIAFTGGQAARQKKGLHVDTWANAALTTGPVGSMSYNVTTEFVAPVRDEELANLVAVSATLEDKNIPDGLADRAAELTQNASTPLAAARAIEHYLSTNGYYLNENTRFSRPGVRSDRLERMLASDENLIGDDQQYTALMALMLHQLGINARVVMGAYPEGGSQGGAATLRGSDIRAWVEVEFSGGVWGVFDPTPPRDHVPQTQVPKPRSVPRPQVLQPPEPPEPPAEMPPPTRDQNADPLKPPEVGLPWGLIAAGSGAVILLMMPPLAILVFKAGRRRRRRRAAAGEALVGSWDEVVDLAADYGLRIDLGRTRQETAWALSSQWELGHDPGDPFALVTDEANLGEDGATSSSDSAGVADKGRYVIDGWSRFGGDVPGPVVIARFADVANFASNGSSRDRARAAWAQVKDLRDQVSKRAGFFARVRRAFSLRSLRMRRKLRRESALIARARREEIKR